One window from the genome of Trichoplusia ni isolate ovarian cell line Hi5 chromosome 13, tn1, whole genome shotgun sequence encodes:
- the LOC113500212 gene encoding pickpocket protein 28-like translates to MFEYHKNKINEIHSIPNNLSVEENLYFRDYYLKDFKYISPDVINLNKNKIINKDVEKPVISEEVEAKSVLEKWVSEVMKGLKQFFYQGSLHGVKYIFEPTFGSKEKATWVIIMFISIFICAVVIIQLFCKWTSTPFVNVIDSVPTPIWAVPFPTVVICPHLHVKKSHADVSELKGFGPNRTPSWDNGGEIEFFASLVCPRMKNENKFMENRLTDDQFIKLREFVTKGAPTCSDVIKACNWPALHDSRWEIDKCCELFEPIFTNYGLCYAFNSLPLNAMTNETLSWHRVFNKNATPAALEWGLDIGYPKVFPPDLTMKPLRVMASGESNGLGVELFLNNSEHQYACEGNSLGFTILIASPTDHVYTSTVLRLPMDRMTTIEVTPLTYKTDSSLRALSPYKRQCFFQNEKRLQYYEFYTDSNCKHDLWVQEARNKCNCVLFHWPRQYISEPICTTKVDFNCISSVKAKVEEQLIYAYYAESEDERGTQHESKSCHPSCNDVIYANQVFYSDLTRENTSHKWGTFKLGEVTKINVHFYDDMFLGQHRHAQYDDYYFVGAIGGLLSLFLGFSIISVAELIYFVLLKPAYVIMIDISSYS, encoded by the exons ATGTTTGaataccacaaaaataaaatcaacgaaATCCACAGCATCCCAAATAATTTGTCTGTTgaagaaaatctttatttcagagattattatttaaaagatttcaaaTATATAAGTCCAGATgtgataaatttgaataaaaataagattataaatAAGGATGTTGAGAAGCCAGTGATTAGTGAGGAAGTGGAAGCGAAGTCAGTGCTCGAGAAGTGGGTCAGCGAAGTCATGAAAGGGCTGAAGCAGTTCTTCTACCAAGGATCCTTGCATGGAGTGAA ATACATCTTCGAGCCCACCTTTGGCAGCAAAGAGAAGGCGACATGGGTTATTATCATGTTCATCAGTATCTTCATCTGCGCAGTCGTCATCATCCAGCTGTTCTGCAAGTGGACCTCGACCCCTTTCGTCAACGTCATCGACTCTGTTCCCACGCCCATATGGGCAGTTCCTTTCCCAACTGTGGTAATTTGCCCCCATTTGCATGTGAAGAAGTCGCATGCTGACGTGTCGGAGTTAAAGGG tttcggacccaaccggactcCCTCGTGGGATAACGGTGGCGAGATA GAATTCTTTGCTTCCCTAGTATGCCCCAGGATGAAGAATGAAAACAAGTTTATGGAAAACAGACTAACTGACGACCAGTTTATTAAACTCCGAGAATTTGTCACCAAG GGTGCGCCAACATGTTCTGACGTCATCAAAGCCTGCAACTGGCCAGCCCTGCATGACTCCCGCTGGGAGATCGATAAATGTTGTGAGCTCTTTGAACCAATATTCACTAACTACGGACTGTGTTACGCATTTAATAGTCTGCCGCTGAATGCCAT GACAAATGAAACCTTATCTTGGCATAGAGTTTTCAACAAGAACGCTACACCAGCAGCCTTGGAATGGGGCCTGGATATCGGCTACCCGAAGGTCTTCCCTCCTGACCTGACTATGAAGCCGTTGAGGGTCATGGCGTCCGGCGAGTCTAACGGTCTGGGAGTCGAACTGTTTCTCAATAATAGCGAACATCAGTACGCTTGTGAGGGGAATAGCTTGGGATTCACT ATACTAATAGCCTCACCAACAGACCACGTCTACACAAGCACAGTCCTCCGCCTCCCAATGGACCGCATGACGACAATTGAAGTCACTCCTCTCACTTACAAGACCGACTCGTCCCTCCGAGCCCTCTCGCCGTACAAGAGGCAGTGCTTCTTCCAGAACGAAAAGAGGCTTCAATACTATGAGTTCTATACTGATAGTAATTGTAAACATGATTTGTGGGTGCAGGAAGCAAGGAATAAATGTAACTGTGTGCTGTTTCATTGGCCAA GGCAATACATTTCGGAACCAATCTGCACAACGAAGGTTGATTTTAATTGTATCAGTAGTGTCAAAG CAAAAGTAGAAGAGCAGTTGATTTACGCGTACTACGCCGAGAGCGAAGATGAAAGAGGGACACAACACGAGTCCAAGTCGTGTCATCCATCTTGTAATGACGTCATCTATGCTAATCAAGTCTTCTACTCAGACCTGACCAGAGAGAATACCTCACATAAATGGGGTACCTTTAAACT GGGAGAGGTGACAAAAATCAACGTTCACTTTTACGACGACATGTTTCTTGGACAACATCGTCATGCGCAAtatgatgattattattttgtcg GTGCCATCGGTGGACTTCTGAGTCTGTTCCTCGGCTTCAGTATCATCAGCGTCGCCGAGCTGATCTACTTCGTGTTACTGAAGCCTGCTTACGTCATCATGATTGATATTAGCAGCTATTCCTAA
- the LOC113499909 gene encoding tetratricopeptide repeat protein 5-like, whose protein sequence is MSLKTDVEAEVPEDVTGLLETLSAELKEMYSFRDLFFENHPIEMATEKNKYVEEKKQALVEKFEAIDVETQIPFAQRAKFLYMKGRCYNICPTYDSRASQYLSKAVKLNPHLVDAWNELGECHWKNMNVKEAKSSFEGALKHERNRLSLRCLSIILRQESSDKKRSEATPAILKSVELAKEAVAQDIKDGVSWSVLGNAYLCQFFMVAQDPSTLKLCMSAYKQASLDPVAKGQPDLYYNKGIALKYSEYYDEAIQNFEFASRLDPPWQPPRQERSRLVTFTLAAHTLVRTRGKLKAKRLTHMVQSIDKRMLGIYAEGTIHTFGKREVTLKKTRLDHLQEGNNEGTVVVGRVIGSIHNDNAVPFTFALVDDSMECVLVTVYNWADGRGAIIGDCIAIPEPQLRSHKHESEELTYDFKSIRVNNPLLLQLNGRRVNRNQFACTRVTSTYEIH, encoded by the exons atgtctttaaaaacaGATGTGGAGGCAGAAGTGCCGGAAGATGTTACGGGATTACTGGAGACATTATCT gcCGAGCTCAAAGAGATGTACTCTTTTAGAGACTTATTTTTCGAAAACCATCCCATTGAGATGGCTAcggagaaaaataaatatgtagaagAGAAGAAACAAGCATTGGTTGAGAAGTTTGAGGCCATTGATG TGGAAACTCAGATTCCGTTCGCTCAACGTGCCAAGTTCCTTTACATGAAGGGCCGTTGCTACAACATATGCCCTACATACGATTCTAGAGCCTCTCAGTACCTGAGCAAGGCTGTAAAGCTCAACCCCCACCTGGTTGACGCTTGGAATGAACTCGGAGAATGTCATTGGAAGAATATGAATGTAAAAGAGGCAAAATCCAGTTTTGAAGGTGCTTTAAAACAT GAACGCAACCGTCTCTCTCTCCGTTGCCTCTCAATAATCCTGCGTCAAGAAAGCAGTGATAAGAAGCGATCCGAAGCTACTCCAGCCATTTTGAAGAGTGTTGAGCTTGCCAAAGAGGCTGTAGCCCAGGATATCAAGGATGGAGTGTCCTGGTCGGTCTTGGGAAATGCATACCTATGCCAATTTTTCATGGTAGCTCAAGATCCATCTACTTTGAAATTGTGCATGAGTGCTTATAAGCAAGCATCCCTAGATCCTGTTGCAAAGGGACAGCCAGACCTGTATTATAACAAGGGCATT GCCCTAAAATACTCGGAATACTACGACGAAGCAATCCAGAACTTTGAGTTCGCAAGCCGGCTGGACCCTCCATGGCAGCCGCCACGTCAAGAGCGCTCGCGCCTGGTGACGTTCACGCTGGCCGCGCACACGCTGGTGCGGACGCGAGGCAAGCTGAAGGCGAAGCGATTGACGCATATGGTGCAG TCAATTGACAAGAGAATGTTGGGTATCTACGCTGAAGGCACCATTCATACATTCGGGAAACGTGAAGTTACTCTCAAAAAGACTCGGTTAGATCACTTGCAAGAAGGAAACAACGAGGGAACCGTCGTCGTGGGCAGAGTCATCGGATCCATACATAACGACAATGCCGTACCTTT TACTTTCGCTCTGGTGGATGACAGCATGGAATGCGTGCTAGTCACTGTGTACAACTGGGCTGACGGTCGCGGCGCCATCATCGGCGACTGCATTGCTATACCGGAGCCCCAACTGCGATCTCACAAGCATGAGTCTGAGGAATTG ACTTACGACTTCAAATCAATCCGCGTGAACAACCCTCTACTCCTGCAACTGAACGGTCGCCGCGTGAACCGCAACCAGTTCGCCTGCACCCGCGTAACCTCCACCTACGAGATACACTGA
- the LOC113499908 gene encoding torso-like protein — protein sequence MFLFNFIVLICAVLCNSEDLGYNLNIGNAIDVFANYGDLSQVTQVISAEYEGDESTEEIVPFSEKNIRVFTNITSKETNGEVNSITNMDMVLCETFDSLLNEYFKNFKIEGTDKPWKAFMGDWIPDEIMRTFGIDYESKPDCCFVMVKLTKTHKSEQLGNLRGVALKDYVVRAIDKLNVSDTAEVRRFMRSYGTHYIDSYKTGNFIYQVFKYKRRGFDLLKSVINLTNRRPDALQNLRFYFSSYFLKQVGDIKIASGNKTTETWARNNLRDIQYLYSRPSLLRLHYSSTLVHQLHKQMDNGALIGLNLKTLRPLFKDKSKADKFAEVVENDLQLWEINA from the exons ATGTTTTTGttcaatttcattgttttaatatgtGCCGTGTTGTGCAATAGTGAAGATCTTGGTTACAATTTGAATATTGGAAATGCTATTGATGTTTTCGCAAA CTATGGCGACCTGTCCCAAGTTACTCAAGTCATTTCTGCGGAATATGAGGGGGATGAAAGCACGGAGGAAATAGTTCCCTTCAGTGAGAAAAACATTAGAGTATTTACTAACATCACCAGTAAAGAGACCAATGGAGAAGTCAACAGCATCACGAACATGGATATGGTTCTCTGTGAGACCTTTGACAGTCTACTTAATGAGTACTTCAAGAATTTTAAGATTGAAGG AACTGACAAACCCTGGAAAGCTTTCATGGGTGACTGGATACCAGACGAGATTATGAGGACTTTTGGCATTGACTACGAGTCTAAACCAGATTGCTGCTTCGTGATGGTGAAGCTGACTAAAACCCACAAGTCTGAGCAGCTCGGGAACTTGCGAGGAGTGGCTCTGAAGGACTACGTTGTCAGGGCTATTGACAAGTTGAACGTCAGTGACACGGCTGAAGTAAGGAGGTTTATGCGGAGCTATGGAACTCATTACATCGATTCGTATAAAACTGGCAACTTTATTTATCAG gtATTCAAATACAAGCGTCGCGGGTTCGACTTGCTTAAATCCGTGATCAATTTGACCAATAGAAGGCCTGATGCTCTACAAAACCTTAGGTTCTACTTCTCTTCATATTTCCTCAAACAAGTTGGTGATATTAAG ATAGCCAGCGGCAACAAAACCACGGAGACTTGGGCGCGGAACAACTTACGAGACATACAATATTTGTACTCAAGACCAAGCCTTTTGAGACTGCACTACAGCTCCACATTAGTTCACCAACTACACAAGCAAATGGACAACGGGGCGCTAATAGGCCTTAATCTAAAGACCTTAAGGCCGTTATTTAAGGATAAAAGCAAGGCAGATAAATTTGCGGAGGTAGTCGAAAATGATTTGCAATTATGGGAGATCAACGCGTAG
- the LOC113499911 gene encoding uncharacterized protein LOC113499911, with translation MIAENSYLGCPYGFEDLKNLNDRLSAKVVEQVNDTQELVMLNNFAHESNEYQFKKCLEDRISDIASWRWVLDDLTKRLKDAIETLHYERNALQVVIERIQNEIVIHSREASQPGALKPQSDNVEEVILQEYDFLREEKKKFENLLLILDKQTAGMEKTRKKILVDILHKDQALSIEEACANIKGPESASRAGDYNRGKKKKKASPVNRWENRCIALKKAGLKALSNAIVTRQQVRGARVHLSITAQAHGARVDSALRRRLNTNKVKLQDLYWQKEEAVRDYKSLSEEQTATEQNLIETMEQERVIEARLADRTLRPVGELTKDEVDRKLRDELGRLRSFSKELRTTHDRISSLQCNLTDSMARLDNYAEDIIKVVRLDEERIANRLGEVASSPPPPPPDIYNMGPCPCDDNFRGRREASLQSIQEEDEDDDYPLDD, from the exons ATGATTGCCGAGAACTCTTACCTGGGTTGCCCTTATGGGTTTGAAGACTTGAAGAACCTGAACGACAGGCTGAGTGCGAAGGTAGTGGAACAGGTCAACGATACCCAGGAACTGGTGATGCTTAACAATTTTGCTCATGAGAGCAATGAGTATCAGTTCAAGAAATGCTTGGAAGACAG GATTTCCGACATTGCCTCGTGGCGCTGGGTACTAGATGACCTAACGAAACGCCTTAAGGACGCGATAGAGACCCTTCATTACGAACGCAACGCTCTTCAGGTGGTTATCGAGAGGATACAAAACGAAATAGTCATACATTCCCGCGAAGCCAGCCAACCGGGGGCGCTGAAGCCACAAAGTGATAATGTGGAAGAAGTTATTTTGCAA GAATACGATTTTCTACGCGAAGAAAAGAAGAAATTCGAGAACCTACTCCTGATATTGGACAAGCAGACAGCTGGTATGGAGAAGACGAGGAAAAAGATATTGGTCGACATTCTTCATAAAGATCAGGCACTTTCTATTGAGGAGGCTTGTGCTAACATAAAAGGCCCAGAATCCGCTTCCAGAGCAGGAGATTATAACAGAgggaagaagaaaaaaaa GGCATCACCAGTCAATCGCTGGGAAAACCGATGTATTGCGTTGAAGAAAGCTGGCCTGAAAGCACTCAGTAACGCAATTGTTACTAGACAACAG GTAAGAGGGGCCAGAGTCCACCTGTCAATAACAGCCCAAGCCCATGGTGCTAGAGTGGACTCAGCACTCAGAAGACGGCTCAATACGAACAAGGTTAAGTTGCAGGATCTTTACTGGCAAAAGGAAGAG GCTGTTAGAGATTACAAATCATTGTCTGAAGAGCAGACGGCTACAGAACAGAATCTCATAGAAACTATGGAGCAGGAGCGTGTTATAGAAGCCAGGCTCGCCGACCGCACCCTGAGGCCGGTTGGTGAGCTCACCAAGGATGAAGTGGATAGAAAGCTGCGAGATGAGCTCGGTAGACTGCGGAGCTTCAGCAAGGAACTGAGGACAACCCATGATAGGATAAG TTCCCTCCAGTGCAACCTGACTGACAGCATGGCCCGTCTGGACAACTATGCCGAGGATATTATAAAGGTAGTCCGTTTAGATGAAGAGCGAATAGCAAATAGGCTTGGGGAGGTGGCCTCCAGCCCGCCTCCACCTCCACCCGACATATACAACATGGGTCCATGCCCCTGTGACGATAACTTCAGGGGGCGAAGGGAAGCGTCCCTTCAGTCCATTCAAGAAGAggatgaagatgatgattatCCCTTAGATGATTGA
- the LOC113499910 gene encoding uncharacterized protein LOC113499910 yields the protein MKTGILYGIVASSKTRVRCVFCGVHIPKATRCIEQHSHGAKHKENIDLMNENGIWFENETLLCKPCNRIIPNEESVIRHIDGDDHANWMAAVEDLVDGEFITLEAFLSCEKDEVFCEVCHCEVLCTLQSIEEHVNHLSHRSKITDRLRPLNGIFPVENEDEVWCKVCDIYIDSSVPSILSHIDDDEQHMEWFAEIEDLIESQEVSIEAYLANEHEKFAYCSKCHTEIPCNAQSLESHVHSVVHLDRFGL from the coding sequence ATGAAAACCGGAATACTGTACGGTATAGTCGCTAGTTCGAAGACGCGAGTACGTTGCGTATTTTGCGGGGTGCACATCCCCAAAGCGACCAGATGTATCGAGCAGCATTCGCACGGCGCCAAACACAAGGAGAACATCGATCTGATGAACGAGAATGGCATATGGTTCGAAAACGAGACGCTTCTGTGCAAGCCATGCAACCGAATCATCCCGAACGAGGAGTCCGTCATTAGACACATTGATGGCGACGATCATGCAAACTGGATGGCCGCTGTAGAAGATCTAGTTGACGGTGAGTTCATTACACTTGAAGCTTTCCTGTCTTGCGAGAAGGATGAAGTTTTCTGCGAGGTGTGCCACTGCGAAGTCCTCTGCACCCTGCAAAGCATTGAGGAACATGTCAACCACCTCAGTCACCGGTCCAAAATAACTGACCGTCTAAGGCCCCTTAATGGCATCTTCCCAGTTGAGAACGAAGATGAAGTTTGGTGCAAGGTCTGCGACATATACATTGATAGCTCGGTCCCGAGCATTCTGAGCCACATTGACGATGATGAGCAGCACATGGAGTGGTTTGCGGAGATTGAAGATCTGATTGAGAGCCAGGAGGTGTCTATTGAGGCTTACTTGGCGAATGAGCATGAGAAATTTGCGTATTGCAGCAAATGTCACACTGAAATTCCCTGCAATGCTCAGAGTCTTGAAAGCCACGTCCACAGTGTTGTGCACTTAGATCGTTTCGGCTTATAG